The following proteins are encoded in a genomic region of Pseudoxanthomonas suwonensis 11-1:
- a CDS encoding response regulator transcription factor, with amino-acid sequence MIRVLLAEDQAMVRGALAALLGMEADIEVAGVAADGEEAWRELQRLQPDLLVTDIEMPGLGGLDLAARIARHELPVKVVIVTTFARAGFLRRALDAGVRGYLLKDAPPERLAEALRTVHRGGRAIDPELALEAWTEADPLNERERQVLRLAGEGLSSTRIAERLGLSHGTVRNYLSEAIGKLGAANRVEAHRIARQRGLL; translated from the coding sequence GTGATCCGCGTCCTGCTGGCCGAAGACCAGGCCATGGTCCGTGGCGCGCTGGCCGCGCTGCTGGGGATGGAGGCCGATATCGAGGTCGCCGGGGTGGCCGCCGACGGCGAGGAGGCCTGGCGCGAGTTGCAGCGCCTGCAGCCGGACCTGCTGGTCACCGACATCGAAATGCCCGGCCTCGGCGGCCTGGACCTGGCCGCGCGCATTGCCCGCCACGAGCTGCCGGTGAAGGTGGTGATCGTCACCACCTTCGCCCGCGCCGGCTTCCTGCGTCGCGCCCTGGATGCCGGGGTGCGTGGCTACCTGCTCAAGGACGCCCCGCCGGAGCGCCTGGCCGAGGCCCTGCGTACCGTGCACCGCGGCGGCCGCGCGATCGACCCGGAGCTGGCGCTGGAAGCCTGGACCGAAGCCGACCCGCTCAACGAGCGCGAGCGCCAGGTCCTGCGCCTGGCCGGCGAAGGCCTGTCCTCGACCCGCATCGCCGAGCGCCTGGGCCTGTCCCACGGCACCGTGCGCAACTACCTGTCCGAGGCGATCGGCAAGCTCGGCGCGGCCAACCGCGTCGAAGCCCACCGCATCGCCCGCCAGCGGGGCCTGCTGTGA